Proteins from a single region of Lysinibacillus sp. JNUCC-52:
- the cdaA gene encoding diadenylate cyclase CdaA: MQIIEQFTDLTPVNIVINFIDVLLVWYVVYKILTLIKGTKAVQLLKGIFVIIIARIATDFLGLETLGWMLKQVIEFGFLAIIIIFQPEIRRGLEQIGRGKLFQRSTSQEEEEQTRLIEAMKKSVSYMAKRRIGALISIEKDTGLNEYIETGIALNAEVSSELLINIFIPNTPLHDGAVIMQKDKVTAAACYLPLSESPFISKELGTRHRAALGLSEVTDAITIVVSEETGAISITLNGNLHRNLSLEEFETLLRKMWFGSAQESNAASKLTWRGKKNG, from the coding sequence GTGCAAATTATCGAACAATTCACGGATTTAACACCAGTGAATATTGTTATTAACTTCATAGATGTACTGCTCGTTTGGTACGTTGTTTATAAAATTTTAACCCTCATTAAAGGGACGAAAGCTGTCCAATTATTAAAAGGCATTTTCGTCATTATTATTGCACGCATTGCAACAGACTTTTTGGGGTTAGAAACATTAGGATGGATGCTTAAGCAAGTAATCGAGTTTGGTTTCTTGGCGATTATTATCATCTTCCAGCCTGAAATCAGACGTGGTCTTGAGCAAATTGGTCGAGGCAAGTTGTTCCAACGTTCAACAAGCCAAGAAGAAGAAGAGCAAACTAGACTGATTGAGGCAATGAAGAAATCTGTTAGTTATATGGCTAAACGTCGTATTGGTGCGTTAATTTCTATTGAAAAAGACACAGGCCTGAATGAATATATTGAAACGGGTATTGCTTTAAATGCAGAAGTTTCATCTGAATTACTTATTAATATTTTCATACCGAATACACCACTTCATGATGGGGCTGTCATTATGCAGAAAGATAAGGTAACAGCAGCGGCTTGTTACTTACCACTTTCTGAAAGTCCGTTTATTTCGAAAGAACTAGGAACACGACATCGTGCCGCTCTTGGGCTTAGTGAGGTAACAGACGCGATTACGATTGTTGTATCCGAGGAAACGGGAGCGATTAGTATTACGTTAAACGGTAATCTACATCGCAATCTTTCTCTAGAGGAATTCGAAACACTGTTACGTAAAATGTGGTTCGGATCAGCGCAAGAATCGAATGCAGCCTCTAAGTTGACTTGGAGGGGGAAAAAGAATGGATAA
- a CDS encoding CdaR family protein: protein MDKMMDSPWVLRIIALFLACLLFFSVRTELSSTNKSATNEQMEVIRDVPVEVYYDDDNLIVTGIPKTVNVTIKGPKQIALNTKLVKDFSIFVDLNDLLIGQHNVQLQYENISDKLQVTLDPATVNVNIEEKVTQEFRVDPEMNNRLIDEGYYLKGMSANPATVFVTGAKSVIESISYVKATVTGEQGLKQSFSQEAAVKVLDRDLNKLDVTIEPEKVKVRVDIAEYSKELPVSIKETGKAAEGITINQLTLGTPALKLYGKKSIIDVLTAIPVEIDLSKITESKTYEFEVKLPDGATKVSEQKIKIKADVTKVGKAADKEDKVDKVDKETPTNAETKPEETKPEEPNPDSGTEEDIDS, encoded by the coding sequence ATGGATAAAATGATGGATAGCCCTTGGGTATTGCGAATCATTGCGCTTTTTCTAGCGTGCTTATTATTTTTCTCTGTTAGGACTGAATTATCTTCTACTAATAAATCGGCAACGAATGAACAGATGGAAGTGATTCGAGACGTACCCGTAGAGGTTTATTATGATGACGATAATCTTATTGTAACGGGGATTCCGAAAACAGTTAATGTTACGATTAAAGGACCAAAACAAATTGCTTTAAATACAAAGTTAGTGAAGGATTTCTCAATATTTGTTGACTTAAATGACTTATTAATTGGTCAACATAATGTGCAACTTCAATATGAGAATATATCTGATAAGTTGCAAGTGACACTTGACCCAGCAACAGTGAATGTAAATATTGAGGAAAAAGTCACACAAGAGTTCCGTGTCGATCCTGAAATGAATAACCGTTTAATTGATGAAGGATATTATCTAAAAGGGATGTCTGCCAACCCAGCGACAGTATTTGTAACAGGTGCAAAAAGTGTAATTGAGAGCATTAGTTATGTGAAAGCAACTGTAACGGGTGAACAAGGTTTGAAACAGTCCTTCTCTCAAGAAGCGGCAGTTAAAGTGTTAGATCGGGATTTGAATAAATTAGATGTGACGATAGAACCAGAAAAAGTAAAAGTACGGGTAGATATTGCAGAATATAGCAAAGAACTACCAGTCTCGATAAAGGAAACAGGTAAAGCAGCAGAAGGTATTACTATAAACCAATTAACCCTTGGTACGCCTGCACTGAAGCTATATGGGAAAAAATCAATTATTGATGTTTTAACCGCAATACCTGTTGAGATTGATTTATCAAAAATTACCGAATCAAAAACGTATGAATTTGAGGTAAAATTACCAGATGGTGCGACTAAAGTATCTGAACAAAAAATTAAAATTAAAGCAGATGTTACAAAGGTAGGTAAAGCAGCCGACAAGGAAGACAAGGTGGATAAGGTAGATAAAGAAACAC